In a single window of the Synechococcus sp. MW101C3 genome:
- a CDS encoding aldehyde dehydrogenase family protein, which produces MTASTAMPMADMPAVAMPAVDSLREPVSQGLTRPLAWRREQLARLTALLDGAEEAILAALAADLGKPPVEAYFEVVAVRQELRLCQRQLRRWMAPRPVPVPLSQKPGQARLMPEPLGCVLIIGPWNYPFSLTIQPLVSALAAGNSAVLKPSEQAPQTSALIAQLVARHLEPDVVQVVEGDGAVASALLQLRFDHIFFTGGGRVGRLVMEAAARHLTPVTLELGGKSPAIVLADADLDTTARRLIWGKGLNAGQTCIAPDHLLVEDSVRPALVERLTREITRCYGEDPLASPDLARIVNRPQFERLCGLLEGARQRGQLLAGSQIDPERLRIAPTLLAVDAADDPLMQEELFGPLLPVLPVASLDEAITRVRRGAKPLALYLFSSSAAAQEQVLAGTSSGGVCFNDVVMQVGVPELPFGGVGPSGMGRYHGQSGFDTFSHLRSVLRRPFRFDVPLRYPPYGDRLGLIKRLMG; this is translated from the coding sequence ATGACCGCCTCCACCGCCATGCCCATGGCGGACATGCCCGCCGTGGCCATGCCCGCCGTGGACAGCCTGCGTGAGCCGGTCAGCCAGGGGCTCACCCGCCCGCTGGCCTGGCGTCGCGAGCAGCTCGCGCGGCTCACGGCGCTGCTCGATGGTGCGGAGGAGGCGATCCTTGCGGCACTCGCCGCCGACCTGGGCAAGCCTCCGGTGGAGGCCTACTTCGAAGTGGTGGCCGTGCGTCAGGAGCTGCGCCTCTGCCAGCGCCAGCTGCGGCGCTGGATGGCGCCCCGACCGGTGCCGGTGCCGCTCAGCCAGAAGCCGGGCCAGGCCCGGCTGATGCCGGAGCCGCTCGGCTGCGTGCTGATCATCGGCCCCTGGAATTACCCCTTCTCACTCACCATCCAGCCGCTGGTGAGTGCGCTGGCGGCGGGCAACAGCGCCGTGCTGAAACCATCGGAGCAGGCCCCGCAAACCTCGGCCCTGATCGCCCAGCTGGTGGCGCGCCACCTGGAGCCCGATGTGGTGCAGGTGGTGGAAGGAGACGGAGCTGTGGCCAGCGCGCTGCTCCAGCTGCGCTTCGATCACATTTTCTTCACTGGCGGCGGCCGGGTGGGCCGGCTGGTGATGGAGGCGGCCGCGCGTCACCTCACCCCGGTCACCCTGGAGCTGGGCGGCAAGAGCCCGGCCATCGTGCTGGCCGACGCCGACCTCGACACCACTGCCCGTCGCCTGATCTGGGGCAAGGGGCTCAACGCCGGTCAGACCTGCATCGCCCCCGACCATCTGCTGGTGGAAGACTCAGTGCGGCCGGCGCTGGTGGAGCGGCTGACGCGGGAGATCACGCGCTGCTACGGCGAGGACCCGCTGGCGTCGCCGGATCTGGCCCGCATCGTCAACCGCCCGCAGTTCGAGCGGCTGTGCGGCCTGCTGGAGGGCGCCCGGCAGCGGGGGCAGCTGCTGGCCGGCAGCCAGATCGATCCGGAGCGCCTGCGCATCGCCCCCACCCTGCTGGCGGTCGATGCGGCCGACGATCCGCTGATGCAGGAGGAGCTGTTCGGTCCCCTGCTGCCGGTGCTGCCTGTGGCTTCGCTGGATGAGGCAATCACCCGGGTGCGGCGTGGAGCCAAGCCGCTGGCGCTCTATCTGTTCAGCAGCAGTGCCGCCGCCCAGGAGCAGGTGCTGGCAGGCACCAGTTCGGGGGGCGTCTGCTTCAACGACGTGGTGATGCAGGTGGGGGTGCCCGAGCTTCCATTCGGTGGCGTCGGCCCCAGCGGCATGGGCCGCTACCACGGCCAGTCGGGCTTCGACACCTTTTCGCACCTGCGCAGCGTGCTGCGGCGCCCGTTCCGCTTCGATGTGCCGCTGCGCTATCCCCCCTACGGCGACCGTCTCGGCCTGATCAAGCGGCTGATGGGCTGA
- a CDS encoding alpha-ketoglutarate-dependent dioxygenase AlkB — protein MEQQLDLLQPTPPAGTPQTVRREGLALRYWPLWLADAASWLVQLRTDVPWRQEHITLFGRTHPIPRLTCWMGDPGCHYAYSGVHQAIEPWTASLQQLRRQVEAAAGCRFNSLLLNHYRDGNDKLDWHADDEPELDPDQPIASLSLGAARSFRLKPRQPSAHAESPLSFELGEGDLLVMDPPTQQHWLHQVPQRRRVARDRINLTFRVIRRGAIAQR, from the coding sequence ATGGAACAGCAACTCGATCTCCTGCAGCCAACGCCGCCGGCCGGCACCCCTCAGACGGTGAGGCGGGAAGGACTGGCGTTGCGCTACTGGCCCTTGTGGCTGGCGGATGCGGCGTCCTGGCTGGTTCAGCTGCGGACTGACGTGCCCTGGCGCCAGGAGCACATCACCCTGTTCGGCCGCACCCATCCGATTCCGCGGCTTACCTGCTGGATGGGCGATCCCGGTTGCCACTACGCCTACAGCGGTGTTCACCAGGCGATCGAGCCCTGGACCGCCTCGCTGCAGCAGCTGCGCCGGCAGGTGGAGGCCGCCGCCGGTTGCCGCTTCAACTCCCTGCTGCTCAATCACTACCGCGACGGCAACGACAAGCTGGATTGGCATGCGGACGATGAGCCCGAACTTGATCCCGATCAACCGATTGCCTCCCTCAGCCTCGGGGCGGCGCGCAGCTTTCGGCTCAAGCCCCGGCAACCTTCCGCACATGCAGAGTCACCGCTGAGCTTTGAACTGGGCGAAGGCGATCTGCTGGTGATGGATCCACCCACGCAACAGCACTGGTTGCATCAGGTGCCCCAGCGGCGGCGGGTCGCACGTGACCGCATCAATCTCACCTTCCGCGTGATTCGAAGGGGAGCGATTGCACAGCGGTGA
- the aroQ gene encoding type II 3-dehydroquinate dehydratase, whose product MQLLVLHGPNLNLLGRREPGLYGVSTLETINAALTAQAAAQGVDLACFQSNHEGALVDRIHEAAGVCDGIVINAGAYTHTSIAIRDALLGVALPFVEVHLSNVHAREPFRHHSTLADRAVGVICGFGPASYSLGLDGLVAHLRAQEPA is encoded by the coding sequence ATGCAGCTGCTCGTGCTTCACGGCCCCAACCTCAACCTGCTGGGGCGCCGTGAGCCTGGGCTTTACGGGGTCAGCACCCTGGAAACCATCAACGCGGCGCTGACGGCCCAGGCAGCGGCGCAGGGGGTGGACCTGGCCTGTTTTCAGAGCAACCACGAGGGTGCCCTCGTGGACCGCATCCACGAGGCAGCCGGCGTCTGCGACGGCATCGTCATTAACGCTGGTGCCTACACCCACACGTCGATCGCCATCCGTGACGCGCTGCTGGGGGTGGCGTTGCCCTTTGTGGAGGTGCACCTCAGCAACGTTCACGCCCGCGAGCCGTTCCGGCACCACTCCACCCTGGCCGACCGGGCGGTGGGCGTGATCTGTGGCTTCGGGCCCGCCAGCTACAGCCTCGGCCTCGACGGCCTGGTGGCCCACCTGCGCGCCCAGGAGCCGGCATGA
- a CDS encoding tRNA-(ms[2]io[6]A)-hydroxylase yields MSTTASLPLAAGVAVAAPARVRWLTAPSSDAWLEQALAHPELLLIDHAHCERKAAGVALQLMFRYPSDGELAAVLSPLAREELEHFERVQALLERRGHALRALAAPPYGAALAGQVRRGEPQRMLDSFLVAGLIEARSHERMALLAAHSPDPELAALYGDLLASEARHFGLYWVLAEARFSREATVERLEQLALAEVQALTGVLADPGLVRMHSVGVA; encoded by the coding sequence ATGAGCACCACCGCTTCCCTGCCGCTGGCGGCCGGCGTGGCCGTGGCCGCGCCGGCCCGGGTGAGATGGCTGACGGCGCCCAGCAGCGACGCCTGGTTGGAGCAGGCCCTGGCCCACCCCGAGCTGCTGTTGATCGACCATGCCCACTGCGAACGCAAGGCGGCGGGCGTGGCGCTGCAGCTGATGTTCCGCTACCCCTCCGACGGGGAGCTGGCCGCGGTGCTCAGCCCCCTGGCCCGTGAGGAGCTCGAGCACTTCGAGCGCGTGCAGGCCCTGCTGGAGCGGCGAGGCCATGCCCTGCGCGCCCTGGCAGCCCCGCCCTACGGCGCCGCCCTGGCCGGCCAGGTGCGGCGGGGCGAGCCGCAGCGCATGCTCGACAGCTTCCTGGTGGCCGGCCTGATCGAGGCCCGCAGCCACGAACGCATGGCCCTGCTGGCTGCCCACAGCCCTGACCCGGAGCTGGCGGCCCTGTACGGCGATCTGCTGGCCAGCGAGGCGCGCCACTTCGGCCTCTACTGGGTGCTGGCCGAAGCGCGCTTCAGTCGCGAAGCCACGGTGGAGCGGCTGGAGCAGCTGGCGCTGGCGGAGGTTCAGGCCCTCACAGGAGTGTTGGCCGATCCAGGGCTGGTTCGGATGCACTCGGTGGGCGTGGCCTGA
- a CDS encoding acireductone dioxygenase, giving the protein MTLLAIHQLPGDGSAAPTATPCPPTLRTSDGDRIRQELEARGIRFERWPARAATGEATTADALLALYAEEIARLQSSGAYPTVDAIRLTPDHPDRVALRQKFLSEHTHSEDEVRFFVEGRGLFCLHLGDEVLQVVCERNDLISVPAGTPHWFDMGPEPHFAALRFFDNPEGWVATFTGEAIAERFPLLDELLTAV; this is encoded by the coding sequence ATGACTCTGCTGGCCATTCACCAACTGCCCGGCGATGGCAGCGCCGCCCCTACCGCCACCCCCTGCCCGCCCACGTTGCGCACCAGCGACGGCGACCGGATCCGCCAGGAGCTGGAGGCCCGCGGCATCCGCTTCGAGCGCTGGCCGGCCCGGGCCGCCACTGGCGAGGCCACCACTGCCGACGCGCTGCTGGCGCTCTACGCCGAGGAGATCGCCCGACTGCAGAGCAGCGGCGCCTATCCCACCGTCGATGCGATCCGCCTCACGCCCGACCATCCGGATCGGGTGGCGCTGCGGCAGAAGTTCCTCTCGGAGCACACCCACAGCGAGGACGAGGTGCGCTTCTTCGTGGAAGGGCGCGGCCTGTTCTGCCTTCACCTCGGTGATGAGGTGCTGCAGGTGGTGTGTGAGCGCAACGACCTGATCTCTGTGCCGGCCGGCACGCCCCACTGGTTTGACATGGGGCCCGAGCCCCACTTCGCCGCCCTGCGCTTCTTCGACAACCCGGAGGGGTGGGTAGCCACCTTCACCGGTGAGGCCATCGCCGAACGGTTCCCCCTGCTCGACGAACTGCTGACCGCCGTTTGA
- a CDS encoding precorrin-2 C(20)-methyltransferase, with protein sequence MGVGPGDPDLLTVAAVRAIAAADLVAYPVAQAGGEGMAAAIAAPWLNPEQATLPLVFPMVAEPEPRRQAWRAAAEALAAAVAAGRRVVLLCEGDVSLYASASYVLLALRDAHPACPVRLIPGIPAVAAAAAAGHWPLALQGQGLLVRPTPDAPGVLDTLLDAIALEPPQARTGLALLKLGHRWSWVRPLLERRGLLGDALFAQRVGWPDQVVVPADAVPSEQRPYFSLLLIRSGWPSVLP encoded by the coding sequence GTGGGTGTGGGTCCGGGCGATCCGGATCTGCTTACCGTGGCGGCGGTGCGGGCAATCGCCGCTGCCGACCTGGTGGCCTACCCGGTGGCCCAGGCGGGTGGGGAGGGAATGGCCGCGGCGATCGCGGCGCCGTGGCTGAATCCGGAGCAGGCCACCTTGCCGCTGGTGTTTCCGATGGTGGCGGAGCCTGAGCCGCGCCGTCAGGCCTGGCGGGCTGCGGCTGAGGCGCTGGCGGCCGCGGTGGCCGCTGGCCGCCGGGTGGTGCTGCTCTGCGAGGGGGATGTGTCGCTCTATGCCAGCGCCTCGTACGTGCTGCTGGCTCTGCGCGATGCCCACCCCGCCTGCCCAGTGCGGCTCATCCCCGGCATCCCCGCCGTTGCAGCGGCGGCGGCCGCAGGCCACTGGCCTCTGGCCCTGCAGGGGCAGGGGCTGCTGGTGCGCCCCACGCCCGATGCGCCCGGGGTGCTCGATACCCTGCTCGACGCCATCGCCCTGGAGCCCCCGCAGGCGCGCACCGGCCTGGCCCTGCTCAAGCTGGGCCACCGCTGGAGCTGGGTGCGGCCCCTGCTGGAACGGCGCGGGCTCCTTGGGGACGCCCTGTTCGCCCAGCGGGTGGGCTGGCCCGATCAGGTGGTGGTGCCGGCCGATGCGGTGCCCTCCGAGCAGCGGCCCTACTTTTCGCTTCTGCTGATCCGATCCGGCTGGCCGTCGGTACTTCCTTAG
- the dusB gene encoding tRNA dihydrouridine synthase DusB gives MTLPPLPLQLQGRGQPRQLRCRVFQSPLAGVSDQIFRGFVRRWAPDALLYTEMVHATCLERGHGSEKFEALAGESGPIAVQLFDHRPQALAEAARRAEAAGAFLIDINMGCPVRKVARKGGGSGLLREPALAAEIVAAVAAAVRVPVTVKTRLGWCGSSADPVAFALGLQEAGAEALTLHGRTREQGFSGSADWAAIARVKQALRIPVIANGDVTSPEEALRCLAITGADGVMVGRATLGAPWLVGRIDAALSGRPVPPDPSPAERLALAAEHLQALVAYRGAKGLQIARKHMGWTCQGFAGAAQLRHQLMRAPTPAEARALLEAAAADTVAVLADGAGASTLDWAGAGQVRNSKLQE, from the coding sequence ATGACCCTGCCACCGCTTCCACTTCAGCTTCAGGGCCGCGGCCAGCCGCGCCAGCTGCGCTGCCGGGTGTTCCAGTCGCCCCTGGCGGGGGTGAGCGACCAGATCTTTCGGGGCTTCGTGCGCCGTTGGGCTCCCGACGCCCTCCTCTATACGGAGATGGTGCACGCCACCTGCCTGGAGCGGGGCCACGGCAGTGAGAAGTTCGAGGCTCTGGCCGGCGAGAGCGGGCCGATCGCGGTGCAGCTGTTCGACCACCGTCCCCAGGCCCTGGCCGAGGCCGCCCGGCGGGCGGAGGCGGCGGGCGCTTTCCTGATCGACATCAACATGGGCTGCCCGGTGCGCAAGGTGGCGCGCAAAGGCGGCGGCAGCGGCCTGCTGCGCGAGCCCGCGCTGGCGGCGGAGATCGTGGCGGCGGTGGCGGCTGCGGTGCGCGTGCCGGTCACAGTGAAGACGCGGCTGGGCTGGTGCGGCAGCAGCGCCGATCCGGTGGCTTTCGCCCTCGGTCTGCAGGAGGCCGGCGCCGAGGCGCTCACCCTGCACGGCCGCACACGGGAGCAGGGCTTCTCCGGCAGCGCCGACTGGGCCGCCATCGCCCGGGTGAAGCAGGCCCTGCGCATTCCCGTGATCGCCAACGGCGACGTGACCTCCCCCGAAGAAGCCCTGCGCTGCCTGGCCATCACCGGCGCCGATGGGGTCATGGTGGGGCGAGCCACCCTGGGAGCCCCCTGGCTGGTGGGCCGCATCGACGCGGCCCTGAGCGGCCGGCCGGTGCCACCGGACCCCTCGCCGGCCGAGCGGCTGGCCCTGGCGGCCGAGCACCTGCAGGCGCTGGTGGCCTACCGAGGGGCGAAAGGCCTGCAGATCGCCCGCAAGCACATGGGCTGGACCTGCCAGGGCTTCGCCGGCGCCGCCCAACTGCGCCATCAGCTGATGCGCGCGCCCACCCCTGCGGAGGCCAGGGCACTGCTGGAAGCGGCAGCGGCTGACACCGTCGCTGTGTTGGCTGACGGGGCAGGAGCGTCAACACTTGACTGGGCCGGTGCTGGGCAGGTGCGCAACTCGAAGTTGCAGGAATAG
- a CDS encoding DUF1823 family protein, with amino-acid sequence MTAASPHPLSRQLLQLILDDRTSDRFVCELVWQRLGYAPADGLVDGPAAEAEPTAEATTAAVGASGAAQGPAPWRATTATPDDWALAYPLAPPLIAERPASVRLTRSIAAAHKQLLKHQLGFAGYRIGELFPRRTRRATAVNWLLAHLAERGEPLPDTGPLPPLLPQPADPVAGHPGDLPVQ; translated from the coding sequence ATGACCGCCGCCTCCCCCCATCCGCTCAGTCGGCAGTTGCTGCAGCTGATCCTCGACGACCGCACCAGCGACCGCTTCGTCTGCGAACTGGTCTGGCAGCGGCTGGGCTACGCACCCGCTGACGGGCTGGTGGATGGGCCTGCTGCTGAGGCGGAACCCACGGCAGAGGCCACCACCGCTGCCGTGGGCGCCTCCGGCGCCGCACAGGGGCCAGCGCCGTGGCGCGCCACCACCGCCACACCGGACGACTGGGCCCTGGCCTACCCGCTGGCGCCGCCGCTGATCGCGGAGCGTCCGGCCAGCGTGCGGCTCACCCGCTCGATTGCCGCCGCCCACAAGCAACTGCTCAAACACCAGCTGGGCTTCGCCGGCTACCGCATCGGCGAGCTGTTTCCCCGCCGCACCCGCCGCGCCACGGCGGTGAACTGGCTGCTGGCTCACCTGGCCGAGCGGGGCGAACCGCTGCCGGACACAGGGCCGCTGCCACCGCTGCTGCCGCAGCCGGCCGATCCGGTGGCGGGGCACCCTGGAGATCTGCCGGTGCAGTAG
- a CDS encoding gamma-glutamyltransferase family protein, with protein sequence MANPAFLHRRSPVFAGHAMVTSSSPLVTRVGLRVLEQGGNAADAAVAMAGMLALAEPMMSGLGGDTMVLVWSAQDQRVLGLNGSGMAPSGASLERIGARPLMPEHGAASVTIPGAVDGWCTLLERFGTQSLQQLWEPVIAYARQGYPVGESIAGFWAVGAALLGQSASSELREVFLPHGSAPQPGQLMRLPQLADTLERVAREGRQGFYEGPVAAAIATTISAGGVPTTTADVAAQQHRSAWVEPLSVGYRGREVLGLPPNSQGVVALHALGILDGLPLAAMGEAERLHHEIEAIRLGFELAIDGVGEPTPSMLELVRQQLSPDGLAAARSRITALARPATRPQGGHSGDTSYVCAVDGNGNAVSLMTSISGLFGSGLVAGDTGVLLNNRAAQFSSQPGHPNALAPGHRPRHSILPAMVLRDGLPEFVMGVIGGNAHPQGLTQILVNALDLGMNPQQAVDAPRFKLVMQSGAVHIDPQFNPDVGHELVARGHQLGDSYGFVGFKGGAQMVRLHRDDSGHCTSLEAGVDHRLDGVAMGI encoded by the coding sequence ATGGCCAACCCTGCCTTTCTTCATCGCCGCTCGCCCGTGTTTGCCGGGCATGCGATGGTCACCTCCAGCTCGCCGCTGGTGACCCGCGTGGGCCTGCGGGTGCTGGAGCAGGGCGGCAACGCCGCCGATGCCGCGGTAGCCATGGCCGGGATGCTGGCGCTGGCCGAGCCGATGATGAGCGGCCTCGGCGGCGACACCATGGTGCTGGTGTGGTCGGCGCAGGACCAGCGGGTGCTGGGTCTCAATGGCAGCGGCATGGCCCCGAGCGGCGCCAGCCTCGAGCGCATCGGAGCGCGCCCCTTGATGCCGGAGCACGGCGCGGCCTCGGTCACCATTCCAGGCGCCGTGGATGGCTGGTGCACCTTGCTGGAGCGGTTCGGCACCCAGTCGCTGCAGCAGCTGTGGGAACCGGTGATCGCCTATGCGCGCCAGGGCTACCCGGTGGGCGAATCGATCGCGGGGTTCTGGGCCGTTGGCGCCGCGCTGCTGGGGCAGAGCGCCTCATCAGAGCTTCGCGAGGTGTTTCTGCCCCATGGCAGCGCCCCGCAGCCGGGCCAGCTGATGCGCCTGCCGCAGCTGGCCGACACCCTGGAGCGCGTGGCCCGGGAGGGCCGCCAGGGCTTCTACGAAGGGCCCGTGGCCGCGGCGATCGCCACCACGATCAGCGCGGGCGGTGTGCCCACCACCACAGCCGACGTGGCCGCCCAGCAGCACCGCTCCGCATGGGTGGAGCCCCTGAGCGTGGGCTACCGCGGCCGGGAGGTGCTGGGCCTGCCACCCAATTCCCAGGGGGTGGTGGCTCTGCATGCTCTGGGCATCCTCGACGGCCTGCCCCTCGCCGCGATGGGCGAGGCGGAGCGTCTGCACCATGAGATCGAAGCGATCCGCCTCGGCTTTGAGCTGGCGATCGATGGGGTGGGGGAGCCCACCCCATCGATGCTCGAACTGGTGCGGCAGCAGCTCAGCCCGGACGGACTGGCCGCCGCCCGCAGCCGCATCACGGCCCTGGCCCGGCCGGCCACCCGGCCCCAGGGCGGCCATTCGGGCGACACCAGCTACGTGTGCGCCGTGGACGGCAACGGCAATGCCGTGTCGTTGATGACCAGCATCAGCGGACTGTTCGGCTCCGGGCTGGTGGCGGGCGACACGGGCGTGCTGCTCAACAACCGGGCGGCCCAGTTCTCCAGCCAGCCGGGCCATCCCAATGCCCTGGCACCCGGCCACCGGCCGCGTCATTCGATCCTGCCGGCGATGGTGCTGCGCGATGGGCTGCCTGAATTCGTGATGGGGGTGATCGGCGGCAACGCCCACCCCCAGGGGCTCACCCAGATCCTGGTGAACGCCCTCGATCTGGGCATGAATCCCCAGCAGGCCGTAGATGCCCCGCGCTTCAAGCTGGTCATGCAGAGCGGTGCGGTTCACATCGATCCGCAGTTCAATCCAGACGTGGGCCACGAGCTGGTGGCCCGCGGCCATCAGCTCGGCGATTCCTATGGCTTCGTGGGTTTCAAGGGGGGTGCCCAGATGGTGCGCCTCCATCGCGACGACTCCGGCCACTGCACCAGCCTGGAGGCCGGCGTGGATCACCGGCTCGATGGGGTGGCCATGGGGATTTGA
- the der gene encoding ribosome biogenesis GTPase Der gives MALPVVAVIGRPNVGKSTLVNRLCRSREAIVHDEPGVTRDRTYQEGFWGDRTFKVVDTGGLVFDDDSEFLPEIREQANLALAEAVVAVVIVDGQAGVTAADESIAEWLRGQNRPVLLAVNKCESPDQGLAMAADFWGLGLGEPFPISAIHGAGTGDLLDKVIEFLPPADAEQTEEPIQLAIIGRPNVGKSSLLNAICGEPRAIVSPIRGTTRDTIDTTIEREGRLWKLLDTAGIRRRRSVSYGPEYFGITRSFKAVERSDVCVLVIDALDGVTEQDQRVAGRIEEDGRACVIVVNKWDAIEKDSHTMTAMEKDLRAKLYFLDWAPMLFTSALSGQRVESIFSLALLAVEQHRRRVTTSVVNEVLQEAVSWRSPPTSRGGRQGRIYYGTQVAVRPPSFTLFVNDPKLFGDTYRRYVERQIRQGLGFDGSPIKLFWRGKQQRDAEKEQARQQARSATP, from the coding sequence TTGGCGCTACCAGTCGTCGCCGTCATCGGGCGCCCCAACGTGGGCAAATCCACTCTGGTGAACCGGCTGTGCCGCAGCCGGGAGGCAATCGTCCACGACGAGCCCGGTGTCACGCGTGACCGCACCTACCAGGAAGGGTTCTGGGGCGATCGGACCTTCAAGGTGGTCGACACCGGCGGCCTGGTGTTCGACGACGACAGTGAGTTTCTCCCGGAGATCCGCGAACAGGCCAACCTTGCTTTAGCTGAAGCGGTGGTGGCCGTGGTGATCGTCGATGGCCAGGCGGGGGTCACGGCGGCAGATGAATCGATCGCCGAATGGTTGCGCGGCCAGAACCGGCCGGTGCTGCTGGCGGTGAACAAGTGCGAGTCGCCCGATCAGGGCCTGGCGATGGCCGCCGACTTCTGGGGCCTGGGCCTGGGTGAGCCGTTTCCGATCTCGGCCATCCACGGTGCCGGCACCGGCGATCTGCTCGACAAGGTGATCGAATTCCTGCCTCCCGCTGACGCAGAGCAAACGGAGGAGCCGATCCAGCTGGCGATCATCGGCCGGCCGAATGTGGGCAAATCCAGCCTGCTCAATGCCATCTGCGGTGAGCCTCGGGCGATCGTCAGCCCGATCCGCGGCACCACCCGCGACACGATTGACACCACGATCGAGCGGGAGGGTCGTCTCTGGAAACTGCTCGACACCGCCGGCATCCGCCGCCGCCGCAGTGTCAGCTACGGGCCCGAATACTTCGGCATCACCCGCAGCTTCAAGGCGGTGGAACGCAGCGACGTCTGTGTGCTGGTGATCGACGCGCTTGATGGGGTGACCGAACAGGATCAACGCGTGGCGGGCCGCATCGAGGAAGACGGCCGCGCCTGCGTGATCGTGGTGAACAAGTGGGATGCGATCGAGAAGGATTCGCACACCATGACCGCGATGGAAAAGGATCTGCGGGCCAAGCTCTACTTCCTCGACTGGGCACCGATGCTGTTCACCTCCGCCCTCAGCGGCCAGCGGGTGGAGAGCATCTTCTCGCTGGCGCTGCTGGCGGTCGAGCAGCACCGGCGCCGCGTCACCACCTCGGTGGTGAATGAAGTGCTGCAGGAGGCCGTGAGCTGGCGCTCGCCGCCCACCAGCCGCGGTGGCCGCCAGGGCCGTATCTATTACGGCACCCAGGTGGCGGTGCGGCCGCCGAGTTTCACCCTGTTCGTGAACGATCCCAAGCTGTTCGGCGACACCTACCGCCGCTACGTGGAGCGGCAGATCCGGCAGGGTCTGGGCTTCGATGGCTCGCCGATCAAGCTGTTCTGGCGCGGCAAGCAACAGCGCGACGCCGAGAAGGAACAGGCGCGTCAGCAGGCTCGTTCCGCCACCCCGTGA
- a CDS encoding energy-coupling factor transporter transmembrane protein EcfT: MDWLKQLPIGQYVDGDSGWLRRVDARLKLAWTLAFLITPILAGPVWRLALVGALLLITALCGLPWRLWRRNLPLLLALSLLVGLLSALLPAGGAGTAQLSRDPAELRLAPAPPGAPPLERSGEPWEVLRWGPVQLGPLPLGPLVINRRSAELGLNSATLLFTLIHSANLLLLTTPPEELVWALSWGLTPLGRLGLPVERLGFILLLALRFLPLVQEELQNLLRSIATRALNLRRLGWKGVLGLGLAVAERLLANVLLRAEQGADALVARGGRWVPPQQLRLGVPVARRLNLMACLLLLLLLGLRWQYGAL, translated from the coding sequence ATGGACTGGCTGAAGCAGCTCCCGATCGGCCAGTACGTCGATGGTGACAGCGGCTGGCTGCGCCGCGTCGATGCGCGCCTCAAGCTCGCCTGGACCCTGGCGTTCCTTATCACACCGATCCTGGCCGGCCCCGTTTGGCGGCTGGCGCTGGTGGGGGCGTTGCTGCTGATCACGGCGCTCTGCGGGCTGCCGTGGCGGCTGTGGCGCCGCAACCTGCCTCTCCTGCTCGCCCTCAGCCTGCTGGTGGGGCTGCTCTCTGCCTTGCTGCCGGCCGGTGGCGCGGGCACTGCTCAGCTCTCGCGCGATCCGGCTGAGCTGCGCCTGGCGCCGGCGCCGCCGGGGGCACCGCCGCTCGAACGCAGCGGTGAGCCCTGGGAGGTGCTGCGCTGGGGGCCCGTGCAGCTGGGGCCGCTGCCGCTGGGCCCACTGGTGATCAACCGCCGCTCGGCGGAACTCGGCCTCAACAGCGCCACCCTTCTGTTCACCCTCATCCACAGCGCCAACCTGCTGCTGCTCACCACGCCGCCGGAAGAGCTGGTATGGGCACTCAGCTGGGGCCTCACCCCTTTGGGCCGGTTGGGGCTGCCGGTGGAGCGGCTCGGCTTCATCCTGCTGCTGGCGTTGCGCTTCCTGCCCCTGGTGCAGGAGGAACTGCAGAACCTGCTGCGCTCGATCGCCACCCGGGCACTCAACCTGCGGCGACTGGGCTGGAAGGGAGTGCTGGGGCTGGGGTTGGCGGTGGCGGAACGGCTGCTGGCCAACGTGTTGCTGCGTGCCGAGCAGGGGGCCGATGCGCTGGTGGCCAGGGGCGGCCGCTGGGTGCCGCCGCAGCAGCTGCGGCTGGGGGTGCCCGTGGCCCGACGTCTGAATCTCATGGCCTGCCTGCTGCTGCTCCTGCTGCTTGGGCTGCGGTGGCAGTACGGTGCGCTGTGA
- a CDS encoding PipX family protein: protein MSAESSTERYLNHPTFGLLYWVAPAGEGRDLFATLYAQRMFFLVTAQPRGAHFEVIPLMDARHYAEQNLARARRDRSEKLGHWRQLFDQTFI, encoded by the coding sequence GTGAGCGCTGAGTCGAGTACCGAGCGATATCTCAACCATCCCACCTTCGGGCTCCTTTACTGGGTGGCACCGGCCGGAGAGGGCCGCGATCTGTTCGCCACCCTTTACGCCCAGCGGATGTTCTTCCTGGTCACGGCGCAGCCGCGCGGCGCCCATTTCGAGGTGATTCCGCTGATGGATGCCCGCCACTACGCCGAGCAGAACCTGGCGCGGGCCCGGCGTGACCGCAGCGAAAAACTCGGCCACTGGCGCCAGCTGTTCGACCAGACCTTCATCTGA